In the Chloroflexota bacterium genome, one interval contains:
- the tuf gene encoding elongation factor Tu (EF-Tu; promotes GTP-dependent binding of aminoacyl-tRNA to the A-site of ribosomes during protein biosynthesis; when the tRNA anticodon matches the mRNA codon, GTP hydrolysis results; the inactive EF-Tu-GDP leaves the ribosome and release of GDP is promoted by elongation factor Ts; many prokaryotes have two copies of the gene encoding EF-Tu), translating into MAKQKFERNKPHINIGTIGHVDHGKTTLTAAITKTMALRGRAEFRAFDQID; encoded by the coding sequence ATGGCTAAGCAAAAGTTTGAGCGGAATAAGCCCCACATCAACATTGGGACGATCGGGCACGTTGACCACGGCAAGACGACCTTGACCGCTGCCATCACCAAAACCATGGCACTGCGTGGCCGCGCTGAATTCCGCGCCTTCGACCAAATCGACA